The following are encoded in a window of Hemiscyllium ocellatum isolate sHemOce1 chromosome 35, sHemOce1.pat.X.cur, whole genome shotgun sequence genomic DNA:
- the LOC132832594 gene encoding muscarinic acetylcholine receptor M2-like translates to MSHSTETNEFITNLTNMVDTQRGSPYETVELIIVVVMTGSINLMTVIGNILVIISIKTNRQLQTINNYFIFSLACADLILGVFTMNAFTIYTAFGYWPMGPVFCDLWLVVDYVVNTASGINLLLISFDRYFCITKPLSYPIRRTPKIAGIMIATAWVVSFILWAPAIVFWQFITGERTIPEGECYPQLFSNPAITLVIIIAVFYLPVTIMVTLYVRISFASKSRMKWAKMESKARKGLGSPSLRENDVVKPSTNNVSGVPINLFHAQSQNVKLTVGMAIEKCEQGKIKEVFTETNSLDFARPNLKEVVIQANAPFSRIQSQILLDPIELASKKIPNRSQLKGCIGNTIGVKINHRNIVVDSQKFRPDDKIGKVTKIRTSKKEVANREKTVTRTILAIILAFIITWTPYFVMVIITTFCPTCITHTIWNIGNWIIYINSTINPACYALCNATFKRTFKHLLFCQYKSIGTIR, encoded by the coding sequence ATGTCACACTCAACGGAGACAAACGAATTTATCACGAACCTAACTAACATGGTTGATACTCAAAGAGGAAGTCCATATGAAACAGTCGAATTGATTATCGTTGTGGTTATGACTGGATCCATAAATTTGATGACGGTTATTGGAAACATCCTTGTTATTATCTCGATCAAAACAAACAGACAATTACAAACTATTAACAACTACTTCATTTTCAGCTTAGCTTGTGCTGATTTGATTCTTGGTGTGTTCACTATGAATGCATTCACCATTTACACTGCATTTGGATACTGGCCTATGGGACCGGTTTTCTGTGATTTGTGGCTTgttgtagattatgttgtaaaTACTGCATCTGGCATTAATCTTCTCCTCATTAGTTTTGACCGGTACTTCTGCATAACAAAGCCCCTCAGCTACCCCATTAGGAGAACACCTAAGATTGCAGGGATAATGATAGCAACTGCTTGGGTGGTGTCATTTATCTTATGGGCACCTGCCATTGTTTTCTGGCAGTTCATAACTGGAGAGCGAACCATTCCTGAAGGGGAGTGTTATCCACAGCTCTTCTCAAACCCCGCCATCACGCTAGTCATTATTATAGCTGTCTTCTATCTCCCTGTTACAATCATGGTGACATTGTATGTGCGCATATCTTTCGCCAGCAAGAGTCGAATGAAATGGGCTAAAATGGAATCTAAAGCAAGGAAAGGCCTCGGATCTCCCAGTCTACGTGAAAACGATGTGGTAAAACCGAGTACAAACAATGTATCAGGTGTTCCTATTAATTTGTTCCATGCCCAATCGCAAAATGTCAAATTAACTGTTGGAATGGCAATCGAAAAATGTGAGCAAGGAAAAATTAAGGAGGTCTTCACCGAGACAAACTCCCTCGATTTTGCCCGTCCAAATCTGAAGGAAGTTGTAATCCAAGCCAATGCACCGTTCTCCAGAATACAAAGCCAGATCTTGCTGGACCCCATAGAACTCGCTTCCAAGAAGATACCCAACCGTTCTCAACTTAAGGGCTGCATTGGCAACACAATTGGAGTAAAAATTAATCATCGCAACATTGTAGTGGATAGTCAAAAGTTTAGACCAGATGATAAGATCGGTAAAGTGACCAAGATACGTACAAGTAAGAAGGAGGTAGCAAATCGAGAAAAAACCGTAACTAGAACCATTTTGGCGATTATTCTAGCATTTATCATCACCTGGACTCCATATTTTGTTATGGTGATCATTACTACCTTCTGCCCAACTTGCATTACGCATACAATTTGGAATATTGGAAACTGGATCATTTACATCAATAGTACCATCAATCCAGCTTGCTACGCACTCTGCAATGCCACATTCAAAAGAACGTTCAAGCACCTTCTCTTCTGTCAGTACAAGAGCATTGGCACAATAAGATAA